A window of Pirellula sp. SH-Sr6A contains these coding sequences:
- a CDS encoding S10 family peptidase codes for MSRFGTLFSPWGLFALLLLLNTVLAPTQATAQGSGQEKDTKEDARAAEDSSESKDDAKEKEKKDSGDKTVVTEGQVEIDGKVVPYQAITGKLVLKEDGKKNKAEMFFVAYTRTDIPHKEKRPVTFCFNGGPGSSSVWLHLGMLGPKRIVFPDDATPIRPPYGLVSNTYSLLDTTDLVFIDPVSTGYSRPADGESKEQFHGYEEDLRSVGQFIYDWTSKYERWLSPKYLLGESYGGIRAAGLAGYLQDRYYMELNGIVIVSGVINFQTLRFGGSNDLPYIAFLPSYAATAWYHKRLAPELQSQPVGDVVAQAEKFASGPYASALLNGTRLSEEEIESIAQQTSRLTGLAPKFIQRSNLRIDMDRFAKELLREEGRTVGRFDSRYKGIDRDNAGESYEYDASGAAIFGPFTATFNDYVRTELRYTEDRVYEILTGNVQPWSYRRFEGRYVDGTDTLRKAMTSNPYLKLFLACGYTDLATPHFAMMNTVDHLMLDRSLRPNISAKFYEGGHMMYIYEPSLQKLRRDLLEFYQGNQPINQDNQPIK; via the coding sequence ATGTCTCGCTTCGGCACTCTATTCTCCCCTTGGGGACTCTTCGCCCTCCTTCTCCTTCTCAATACCGTCCTCGCACCAACCCAAGCGACCGCGCAAGGCTCCGGCCAAGAAAAAGACACGAAAGAGGATGCGAGAGCGGCAGAAGACTCCTCCGAGTCCAAAGACGATGCCAAGGAAAAGGAAAAGAAAGATTCCGGCGACAAGACGGTTGTCACGGAAGGGCAAGTCGAAATCGATGGAAAAGTAGTTCCCTATCAAGCCATCACCGGCAAATTGGTCTTGAAAGAGGATGGGAAGAAAAACAAGGCGGAGATGTTCTTCGTCGCCTACACGCGCACCGACATTCCGCACAAGGAAAAACGCCCTGTCACCTTCTGCTTCAACGGCGGCCCCGGAAGCAGCAGCGTGTGGCTTCACCTGGGGATGCTGGGGCCTAAACGGATCGTCTTTCCCGACGACGCGACTCCGATCCGTCCTCCCTATGGCCTGGTATCGAACACCTACAGCCTTCTCGACACAACGGACTTGGTGTTCATCGATCCGGTCAGCACGGGTTACTCGCGTCCCGCCGATGGCGAATCCAAAGAGCAATTCCATGGTTACGAAGAAGACCTTCGCAGCGTCGGGCAATTCATCTACGACTGGACCTCGAAATACGAACGATGGCTCAGCCCCAAGTATCTACTGGGTGAAAGCTATGGCGGTATCCGAGCCGCTGGATTGGCTGGCTATCTGCAGGACCGCTATTACATGGAACTTAACGGGATCGTGATCGTTTCAGGGGTGATCAATTTCCAAACGCTCCGATTTGGCGGGAGCAACGATCTCCCCTACATCGCCTTCCTGCCCTCCTATGCGGCGACCGCGTGGTACCACAAACGACTCGCTCCGGAATTGCAATCTCAACCGGTCGGCGACGTGGTCGCTCAAGCTGAGAAGTTCGCATCGGGGCCCTATGCGAGCGCCCTGCTGAATGGCACCCGATTAAGCGAAGAGGAAATCGAATCGATCGCCCAGCAAACCTCTCGTTTAACCGGTCTTGCACCGAAGTTCATCCAGCGATCCAACCTTCGAATTGACATGGACCGATTCGCCAAGGAACTGCTTCGCGAGGAAGGACGAACGGTCGGGAGATTCGATAGTCGCTACAAAGGGATCGATCGCGACAACGCAGGGGAGTCCTACGAATACGATGCGAGCGGTGCCGCGATCTTCGGTCCTTTTACCGCGACTTTTAACGATTATGTTCGCACAGAACTACGCTATACCGAAGATCGCGTCTACGAGATCTTGACCGGGAACGTCCAACCCTGGAGCTATCGCCGATTCGAAGGCCGATACGTGGACGGTACCGATACGCTCCGAAAGGCCATGACCTCCAACCCGTACTTGAAACTCTTCTTGGCCTGCGGCTACACGGATCTCGCGACACCCCACTTTGCCATGATGAACACCGTCGATCACTTGATGCTCGATCGATCCCTGCGTCCTAATATTTCGGCCAAGTTCTACGAGGGAGGACACATGATGTATATTTACGAACCCTCTCTACAAAAACTTCGTCGCGATCTGCTCGAGTTCTATCAAGGCAATCAGCCGATCAATCAAGACAATCAACCGATCAAATAG
- a CDS encoding serine hydrolase encodes MFHLRMNWIAICIAIAWVHPSAISYAQLASQFDPLIRNHQGEVAVAIKNLDTGELYQHNETTVMPTASLIKFPVLVELYRQVDAGNLRLDRLVTLQDSDKVPGSGILTDHFQSGSQIPLETIARLMIRYSDNTATNLVLDQIGMENTSKTMLQLGFRETRLHSKVFRRDTSVAPERSQKYGLGSTTAAEMLGLLELLHAKMLVSEKASEQMLTHLASCEDDSKLVRDLPKAVKSFHKTGSVNDVRTDAGLFQTPKGTLAIVVLTAKNQDTSWGNANAAELLCAKIGSTAYEWFNPPGTSTAVKPEVVKIGASGDTVKALQRALNEKLSPSPDLTVDGDFGGMTESAVKRFQTANQLPETGLVDANTWEKLGPIQIASSDPEPVRPLPEKRAADTLDGAPFVSCKAWVAVDTKTGKIIDGSQHDTPLDFASTTKMMTAWLIAKEAEKNPAILDEVMTYSERADGTIGSTSDVRSGESLKVREALYGLMLPSGNDASVAFAEHFGERLKPADWDESRDPLDMFVAAMNHEAQTLGMKKTTFKNPHGLTHPDHKSTCAELATLASKVIASDILSGIISCREYRCTLSSTVGYQREVLWRNTNQLLDIDGYLGVKTGTTDAAGACLVSCSEREGERILIVVLGASGSAARYADSRNLHRWAWKNR; translated from the coding sequence ATGTTTCATCTCCGAATGAACTGGATAGCTATTTGTATCGCGATCGCTTGGGTGCATCCTAGCGCCATAAGCTATGCGCAGCTCGCATCCCAATTCGACCCGCTGATTCGCAATCACCAGGGAGAAGTTGCCGTCGCGATCAAAAACCTGGATACCGGCGAGCTCTACCAACATAACGAAACGACTGTCATGCCCACGGCGAGCTTGATCAAGTTTCCTGTACTGGTGGAGTTATACCGCCAAGTCGATGCAGGTAATCTGCGATTGGATCGTTTGGTCACCCTCCAAGATTCCGACAAGGTTCCCGGTTCTGGCATCTTGACCGATCATTTTCAATCGGGCTCTCAAATCCCGCTGGAAACGATCGCGCGCCTCATGATCCGCTATTCCGATAATACCGCGACCAACTTGGTCCTCGATCAAATCGGAATGGAGAACACGTCAAAGACCATGCTCCAGTTGGGATTCCGCGAAACCCGCCTTCATTCCAAAGTCTTTCGTCGCGACACATCTGTCGCACCCGAGCGAAGCCAGAAGTACGGTCTCGGCAGTACCACCGCCGCCGAAATGCTCGGTTTGCTCGAGCTTCTGCATGCGAAAATGCTCGTCTCCGAAAAAGCGTCGGAGCAAATGCTCACCCATCTCGCCAGCTGCGAGGATGATTCGAAACTGGTTCGCGATTTGCCCAAAGCCGTAAAGTCCTTCCACAAAACCGGCTCCGTCAACGACGTCCGGACCGATGCAGGATTGTTTCAGACCCCGAAAGGAACCCTCGCGATTGTTGTTCTGACGGCCAAGAATCAGGACACTAGTTGGGGCAATGCAAACGCGGCCGAACTGCTCTGCGCGAAGATAGGCTCCACCGCGTATGAATGGTTCAATCCACCCGGGACCTCGACTGCGGTCAAACCTGAGGTCGTCAAGATCGGCGCGAGCGGCGACACCGTCAAAGCCTTGCAGCGCGCACTGAACGAGAAACTCAGCCCCTCCCCCGATCTGACGGTGGATGGCGATTTCGGCGGTATGACCGAATCCGCTGTCAAACGCTTTCAAACCGCCAACCAACTCCCCGAGACGGGACTGGTCGATGCCAATACTTGGGAGAAACTAGGACCGATCCAGATCGCATCTTCCGATCCGGAACCCGTTCGGCCCTTGCCGGAGAAACGGGCGGCGGACACGCTCGACGGAGCTCCTTTCGTATCGTGCAAAGCGTGGGTCGCTGTCGATACGAAAACAGGGAAGATCATCGACGGAAGCCAGCATGATACCCCCTTGGACTTCGCCAGCACGACCAAGATGATGACCGCGTGGCTCATCGCCAAAGAGGCAGAAAAGAACCCCGCGATCTTGGACGAAGTGATGACCTATTCGGAACGAGCCGATGGAACCATAGGCTCGACCTCCGATGTGCGATCTGGGGAATCCCTGAAGGTACGCGAAGCCCTGTACGGCCTGATGCTTCCCTCGGGCAACGATGCATCGGTTGCGTTTGCGGAGCATTTTGGCGAGCGTCTCAAACCTGCAGATTGGGACGAGTCTCGCGACCCGCTCGACATGTTTGTCGCCGCGATGAACCACGAAGCGCAAACCCTCGGGATGAAGAAGACCACTTTCAAAAACCCACACGGCTTGACACACCCGGACCACAAGAGCACCTGTGCGGAACTGGCTACGCTCGCCAGCAAAGTGATTGCGTCGGATATTCTCAGCGGAATCATCTCGTGCCGCGAGTATCGCTGCACCCTATCGAGCACCGTAGGCTACCAGCGCGAAGTCCTATGGAGAAACACCAACCAACTCCTCGACATCGACGGGTATCTCGGGGTGAAGACCGGAACGACCGACGCTGCCGGGGCATGCTTGGTTTCATGCAGCGAGCGAGAGGGCGAACGCATTCTCATCGTCGTGCTGGGTGCGTCGGGATCGGCAGCACGGTATGCCGATTCGCGGAATCTACATCGATGGGCTTGGAAAAACCGCTAG
- the xseB gene encoding exodeoxyribonuclease VII small subunit: MSPSSAQDLSELSFEDAIASLEQSVRKLEGNSLGLEQSLAEYAKAATLIAHCQSKLHSTKKKIEQLKSVARSGTAVTEAWEDPEDTEEPKSKRRKPT; the protein is encoded by the coding sequence ATGAGCCCATCCAGTGCACAAGATTTGTCCGAACTGAGCTTTGAAGATGCGATTGCCTCGTTGGAGCAGTCGGTACGAAAGCTGGAAGGAAATTCGCTAGGCTTGGAGCAATCGCTCGCGGAATATGCCAAAGCGGCGACTCTCATCGCCCACTGCCAATCGAAACTCCATTCCACCAAAAAGAAAATCGAGCAGCTCAAGAGTGTCGCGCGGAGCGGCACCGCTGTCACCGAAGCTTGGGAGGATCCTGAAGATACCGAGGAGCCAAAATCGAAGAGGCGCAAGCCTACCTAG
- a CDS encoding tetratricopeptide repeat protein — MNDPRIRPDQTPESDIPPPGGPVRFRTLRYLSSLGPTELISELWDFLGAWYATRNWKAILAIIPPLVLLMTLGGFVLAGRLRSKESLKAWYREQASQAVGLQLDGTPAENTDQFQKERTPEEEARIDLLFKRILQLGDDNQEARYFVAVHNLRQGKVAVARSMMESLAPADAMGLDLAHAWLAEDMYRRSVQGEAINPVVIKHHLKCSLENPRIQYDPLLYVLYAKLLEQDGDVDGAARVLSRASDQEPKLQLEPILLYARRGLGNQAIVAADALIARLSARTSDPRISEEDRIAAFLTIARAYQITNRVDETVPVLQKGLTLAPDHPDLRRTLSDTYRIKFRMSMSSAQGRGQASMDTLNAAIAADPTNVAIQSELSLLSQLGITSTQANRDELIKLIARQGASTTVRMLLAESAFGRGDYAAAINDYELVLADLPTMTIALNNLAMLYTKVDPPRLDKAKETIDRAIALSPDVAEFLDTQGDVAAASGNAAAAIEAYIKALERGPERMQTRDKLIAIYEKENRAEEAQKQKEIRVQVENRIKAMQEQMAKAQAANAEAVKQDAAPNTSPNSDPPTPQPTTPSADPAADSSAEREKPLQ, encoded by the coding sequence GTGAACGACCCCCGCATCCGCCCCGACCAAACGCCTGAGTCCGATATTCCACCTCCGGGCGGTCCGGTTCGATTTCGGACCTTACGCTATTTGTCATCCTTAGGGCCGACCGAACTCATCAGCGAACTATGGGATTTCCTGGGGGCTTGGTATGCCACGCGAAACTGGAAGGCGATTCTCGCGATTATACCCCCGCTCGTTCTTCTCATGACGCTCGGCGGTTTCGTCCTAGCGGGGCGATTGCGATCGAAGGAGTCTCTCAAAGCGTGGTATCGCGAGCAGGCCAGCCAGGCGGTGGGGCTTCAGTTGGATGGCACTCCCGCGGAGAACACCGATCAATTCCAAAAGGAACGAACTCCCGAGGAAGAGGCCCGTATCGACCTTCTTTTTAAAAGGATCTTGCAGTTAGGGGACGACAATCAAGAAGCCCGTTACTTCGTCGCCGTTCACAACCTGCGCCAAGGAAAAGTTGCAGTTGCCCGCTCGATGATGGAGAGTTTGGCCCCCGCCGACGCGATGGGGCTCGATCTCGCTCATGCTTGGCTCGCCGAGGACATGTACCGCAGATCGGTGCAAGGGGAGGCGATCAACCCGGTGGTGATCAAGCACCATCTCAAGTGCTCGCTCGAGAATCCACGCATCCAATACGATCCACTTCTATACGTTCTCTACGCGAAGCTTTTGGAACAGGATGGGGATGTCGATGGTGCGGCGCGGGTCCTAAGTCGAGCGAGCGATCAGGAGCCCAAACTGCAGTTGGAACCGATTCTCCTCTACGCTCGACGAGGGCTGGGGAATCAAGCCATCGTCGCGGCCGATGCTCTCATCGCTCGACTCAGTGCCAGGACCAGCGATCCGCGGATCAGCGAGGAGGATCGCATAGCGGCTTTCTTGACGATCGCGCGCGCCTACCAGATTACCAATCGCGTGGACGAGACCGTACCCGTGCTTCAAAAAGGTCTTACACTTGCTCCCGATCATCCGGATTTGCGGCGAACACTTTCCGACACCTATCGGATCAAATTCCGTATGAGCATGTCGAGTGCGCAGGGACGAGGGCAGGCCTCCATGGATACGCTCAATGCTGCCATCGCCGCCGACCCAACCAATGTTGCCATCCAATCGGAGCTTTCACTCCTGAGTCAACTTGGGATAACATCGACGCAGGCCAATCGCGACGAACTCATCAAATTGATCGCCCGCCAGGGGGCTTCGACGACGGTCCGAATGCTTCTCGCGGAATCCGCCTTTGGACGAGGGGATTACGCCGCTGCGATCAACGATTACGAACTGGTTTTGGCCGACCTTCCCACCATGACGATCGCGTTGAACAATCTCGCGATGCTCTATACCAAGGTCGATCCCCCTCGTTTGGATAAGGCGAAGGAGACCATCGATCGCGCCATCGCTTTGTCGCCCGACGTCGCCGAGTTTCTCGATACGCAAGGAGACGTTGCGGCAGCATCCGGAAACGCCGCGGCGGCAATCGAGGCGTACATCAAAGCGTTGGAACGGGGACCGGAAAGAATGCAGACTCGCGATAAACTCATTGCGATCTACGAGAAAGAGAATCGTGCCGAGGAGGCGCAAAAGCAAAAGGAGATTCGCGTTCAAGTTGAGAATCGAATCAAAGCGATGCAGGAACAGATGGCCAAAGCGCAAGCGGCCAATGCAGAGGCGGTGAAACAAGACGCTGCACCGAACACCTCGCCGAATTCGGATCCGCCAACGCCACAGCCAACAACTCCGTCAGCCGATCCCGCGGCGGATTCTTCCGCAGAGCGAGAGAAGCCGCTTCAGTAG
- a CDS encoding DUF1559 domain-containing protein, with the protein MPFFRRPRRGFTLVELLVVIAIIGILVGLLLPAVQAAREAARRMACSNNIRQLGLAIHNFESANRKLPPSSVQYTNTQTFTSPVTELSQFIKAGTTGLSGAHYAKGCFMGSILPYLEQQNVLNQGTGYDVRLDWFDPVNRPAASSVIPVYICPSNPRSDRFVDTARLGSGDRTTFAGSVDWRPATADYMAVTRASNNATVWNNVTGSNPAFPGADGVLGILAANRFSRFGSVSDGLSNTIMIAEAAARPARWEMARQLEEYAGGTTAYMNGPWAHSGNDIAVDGAYLWTDTTTGFRRASNLNASNLTAPRCALNCTNQGEIYSFHTGGAHACLGDGSTQYLSANIDLRVLYFLCVRSDGMVASMNE; encoded by the coding sequence ATGCCTTTCTTTCGTCGACCACGCCGCGGTTTTACGCTGGTGGAGTTGTTGGTGGTTATTGCGATCATCGGTATTTTGGTTGGGTTGTTGCTCCCGGCCGTGCAAGCAGCCCGGGAGGCGGCTCGCCGAATGGCTTGCTCCAATAACATTCGCCAGCTTGGGCTGGCCATTCACAATTTCGAGTCTGCCAATCGCAAGCTCCCCCCGTCGAGCGTTCAATACACCAACACGCAGACCTTCACCTCTCCGGTCACGGAGCTCAGTCAATTCATCAAGGCTGGTACCACCGGCTTGAGCGGGGCCCACTATGCCAAGGGGTGTTTCATGGGTTCCATCCTTCCGTACCTGGAGCAGCAGAATGTGCTGAATCAGGGCACGGGTTATGACGTACGTCTGGACTGGTTTGATCCCGTCAACCGACCGGCTGCCTCCAGCGTGATTCCCGTGTACATCTGCCCGTCCAATCCACGATCCGATCGGTTTGTCGACACAGCGCGGCTTGGTTCCGGGGATCGAACGACGTTCGCAGGAAGCGTGGATTGGCGTCCCGCGACGGCCGACTACATGGCGGTCACCCGCGCGTCCAATAACGCGACGGTTTGGAACAATGTGACGGGAAGCAATCCCGCCTTCCCCGGAGCCGATGGAGTCTTGGGGATCTTGGCTGCCAATCGATTTTCGCGATTCGGTTCGGTATCGGACGGATTGAGCAACACGATTATGATCGCGGAGGCCGCGGCCCGCCCCGCTCGTTGGGAAATGGCGCGACAACTGGAGGAGTACGCCGGTGGCACCACGGCGTATATGAACGGACCGTGGGCGCACTCGGGCAACGATATCGCCGTCGACGGTGCGTATCTGTGGACCGATACGACAACGGGATTTCGCCGCGCTTCGAATCTCAATGCGAGCAACTTGACGGCCCCTCGCTGCGCTTTGAATTGCACCAACCAAGGAGAGATCTATTCCTTCCACACCGGGGGTGCCCACGCCTGTTTGGGAGACGGATCGACTCAGTACTTGAGCGCGAACATCGACCTGCGAGTCCTCTACTTCCTGTGCGTTCGCAGCGATGGAATGGTCGCGAGCATGAACGAGTAA
- a CDS encoding secondary thiamine-phosphate synthase enzyme YjbQ: MQFYQTRIQFPAVRRGCHLITEKILESLPELRKIQVGTLHCFLQHTSASLSINENADPDVRVDMELALDHVAPESLNYIHTMEGPDDMPAHVKSTLIGCSLQIPVTAGRLALGTWQGIYLCEHRNQATPRSIVLTLMGIERA, translated from the coding sequence ATGCAGTTCTATCAAACCCGAATCCAGTTTCCGGCGGTGCGCAGAGGCTGCCATCTCATCACGGAAAAAATCCTGGAGTCCCTTCCCGAGTTAAGGAAAATCCAGGTCGGAACGCTACATTGCTTTCTTCAGCACACATCTGCCAGCTTGAGTATCAATGAAAACGCGGATCCGGATGTTCGAGTCGATATGGAATTGGCCCTGGATCACGTGGCCCCCGAATCCTTGAACTACATTCACACCATGGAGGGGCCCGATGACATGCCCGCTCATGTGAAGTCGACTTTGATAGGCTGCAGTTTGCAGATTCCCGTCACCGCTGGCCGCCTCGCCTTGGGGACGTGGCAAGGCATCTACCTTTGCGAGCATCGCAATCAGGCAACTCCGCGGTCGATCGTCTTAACGTTGATGGGAATCGAGCGAGCCTAG
- the mdh gene encoding malate dehydrogenase: MRRAKITIIGAGNVGATCAHWCAANELGDVVLLDVPQTENMPKGKALDLFQASPIMGFDSRLVGTTDYAETANSDVVVITAGIARKPGMSRDDLLSTNAKIVTNVAEQVKATSPNAVVIVVSNPLDAMVQRAYQVLGFPSHRVIGQAGVLDTARFRAFLAMELNVSVEDISAMLMGGHGDTMVPIASCTSVGGIPVTQLITPERLEQIVQRTRDGGAEIVSLLKTGSAYYAPAAATAQMVEAVVRDKKRLVPCAALCNAEYGVGGYYVGVPVVIGSGGVEKIVELQLTDSEKAAFQKSVDAVKSLVATMGQLLASA, translated from the coding sequence ATGCGACGCGCGAAAATTACGATCATTGGGGCTGGTAATGTCGGTGCAACCTGTGCTCATTGGTGCGCGGCCAACGAACTGGGCGATGTTGTTTTGCTCGATGTCCCTCAAACGGAGAACATGCCCAAAGGGAAGGCGCTGGACCTCTTTCAAGCCTCCCCGATCATGGGGTTTGACAGTCGCCTAGTCGGGACTACCGACTACGCCGAGACCGCAAACAGCGATGTAGTCGTCATCACCGCGGGGATTGCGAGAAAGCCCGGTATGAGCCGCGACGATCTGCTCAGCACCAATGCGAAGATCGTTACGAATGTGGCCGAGCAAGTCAAAGCGACGAGCCCGAACGCCGTGGTTATCGTCGTCAGCAATCCCCTCGATGCGATGGTCCAGCGCGCTTACCAAGTTCTTGGATTCCCTTCGCACCGCGTCATCGGCCAAGCAGGCGTACTCGACACCGCTCGCTTCCGCGCCTTCCTCGCGATGGAACTCAACGTGAGCGTCGAAGACATTTCGGCCATGCTGATGGGCGGACACGGCGATACGATGGTTCCCATCGCGAGTTGCACCAGCGTGGGGGGGATCCCAGTCACCCAACTCATCACCCCCGAACGACTTGAACAAATCGTGCAGCGAACGCGCGATGGCGGGGCCGAGATTGTCTCCCTCCTCAAAACAGGATCGGCCTACTACGCGCCCGCCGCAGCAACCGCCCAAATGGTGGAAGCCGTGGTCCGTGACAAGAAGCGATTGGTTCCGTGCGCGGCTCTCTGCAACGCCGAATATGGCGTTGGCGGTTACTACGTAGGCGTGCCCGTTGTGATCGGCAGCGGCGGTGTCGAGAAGATCGTGGAGCTTCAACTCACCGACTCCGAAAAAGCAGCGTTCCAAAAGAGCGTCGATGCGGTCAAGTCCCTCGTGGCGACCATGGGTCAATTGCTCGCTTCGGCGTAG
- a CDS encoding alpha/beta hydrolase produces the protein MNRLPTLLAPSVSYSDRKPAVGLPIDDFEASLPIEVAHQIFLPQSFTPTYDYPLVVWLHSDDSSEMELTPVMESLSDQNYIGVAPRANIRSHAKRRVFRWGDTRADYAYAEDIVWECIAAALETLPVHPGRIFLAGFGRGGTLAQWIGLQYAERIAGVVSLSGPAPVLGGSLSNWKDARDLPFLFAQRKGSNLCSEQCLNQAMRLAHRAALNYTFWQLQSELDSFDESDELSTAMLLAANRFMMSIVTGSPCNLAPEPSRDQWVGPFGIN, from the coding sequence ATGAATCGACTTCCTACTCTGCTGGCTCCGTCCGTTTCCTACTCCGACCGAAAGCCAGCCGTAGGATTACCGATCGATGATTTCGAAGCCTCTCTGCCCATCGAGGTTGCCCACCAAATCTTCTTGCCCCAAAGCTTCACACCCACCTACGACTACCCGTTGGTCGTCTGGCTTCATAGTGACGACAGCAGTGAGATGGAATTGACTCCGGTCATGGAGTCCCTGAGCGATCAGAACTACATCGGTGTCGCTCCCCGAGCAAATATTCGGAGCCATGCGAAGCGTCGCGTTTTTCGCTGGGGCGATACCCGCGCTGACTATGCGTACGCGGAAGACATCGTTTGGGAGTGCATTGCAGCTGCCCTGGAAACCCTGCCCGTCCATCCTGGTCGAATCTTTCTCGCTGGCTTTGGCCGAGGCGGGACCCTCGCACAATGGATTGGATTGCAGTACGCCGAACGGATCGCAGGTGTGGTGTCGTTAAGCGGCCCCGCGCCAGTCTTGGGTGGTTCGCTTTCCAACTGGAAAGACGCGCGAGACCTACCTTTCTTATTCGCGCAACGCAAGGGCTCCAACCTTTGCTCGGAACAATGCTTGAACCAGGCGATGCGTCTAGCTCACCGCGCCGCATTGAACTACACATTCTGGCAACTTCAAAGTGAACTGGATTCCTTTGACGAATCGGACGAACTCTCGACCGCGATGCTTCTCGCTGCGAATCGTTTCATGATGAGTATCGTCACCGGTTCGCCTTGCAACCTGGCCCCAGAACCATCCCGCGATCAATGGGTCGGGCCCTTCGGAATCAACTGA
- a CDS encoding ABC transporter ATP-binding protein codes for MPEPLAELSDVAVERNGVRLLGIPFLRIESGKHCVVFGPNGSGKSTLLKLLMRFHYPSVLEQSTGTVKLFGQEDWNVWELRKKLGFVSSEIDFHFTSGRSGRLTPLQAVLTGFDSSELETTEQQNTPERIEAAQRWLRFFELDPSSVKHVAWLSTGERRRVMLARAMVLNPQALLLDEPTAGLDLLSRSRLLTRLSAMAEQGIQLLLVTHHLEEVIPQLERVVMLKCGAIFSDMPKRESFRSEHLSKLFDAPVLAEEHATGWHARLG; via the coding sequence ATGCCCGAGCCTCTTGCTGAGCTCTCCGATGTGGCGGTCGAACGAAATGGTGTCCGTTTGCTTGGAATTCCGTTTCTCCGCATCGAATCGGGAAAACATTGTGTTGTTTTCGGCCCCAATGGATCGGGCAAATCAACCCTCCTGAAACTGCTGATGCGGTTCCATTACCCATCGGTCCTGGAACAATCGACCGGGACGGTGAAGCTTTTCGGCCAAGAAGATTGGAATGTTTGGGAGCTCCGGAAAAAACTGGGATTCGTTTCGTCGGAAATCGATTTTCATTTCACCTCAGGCCGAAGCGGCCGACTGACGCCTCTCCAAGCAGTTCTCACGGGATTCGATTCCTCGGAATTGGAGACGACCGAACAGCAAAACACACCCGAGCGGATCGAAGCAGCCCAACGCTGGCTCCGCTTTTTTGAATTGGACCCCAGCAGCGTCAAACATGTTGCTTGGCTTTCCACGGGTGAACGACGTCGCGTGATGCTCGCTCGCGCCATGGTGCTGAACCCCCAAGCTCTCCTGCTCGATGAACCAACCGCTGGACTCGACTTGCTATCCCGAAGTCGCTTGCTGACTCGATTGTCCGCCATGGCCGAGCAGGGAATTCAACTACTGCTAGTGACACACCATCTCGAAGAAGTCATCCCACAACTCGAACGTGTCGTCATGCTGAAATGCGGCGCGATCTTTTCCGATATGCCGAAGCGTGAATCCTTTCGAAGCGAGCATCTCTCAAAACTATTTGATGCACCTGTGTTGGCAGAGGAGCATGCGACGGGTTGGCATGCTCGATTGGGCTGA